A genomic stretch from Gammaproteobacteria bacterium includes:
- a CDS encoding cytochrome c oxidase assembly protein yields the protein MSTNSRQRSNRRLVGRLVLVVLAMFGFGYLLVPLYSVFCEITGANGKSGRLTDAQARSFEVDEDRSVTVEFVAALNQNLNMEFYPVKRSMVIHPGRVYGTTFFARNETGFELVGQAVPSVAPGNAASYFNKTECFCFTNQRFDVGEGREMPLRFVVDPALPERIKRITLSYTFFDVTQTASRN from the coding sequence GTGAGCACCAATTCGCGACAGAGATCGAACCGGCGGCTGGTAGGCCGGCTGGTCCTGGTCGTCCTCGCCATGTTTGGGTTCGGGTATCTGCTCGTGCCGCTGTACAGCGTGTTCTGCGAGATCACCGGGGCCAACGGCAAGTCGGGGCGGTTGACCGACGCACAGGCCCGAAGCTTCGAGGTCGACGAGGACAGGTCTGTCACCGTCGAGTTCGTTGCCGCGTTGAACCAGAACCTCAACATGGAGTTCTATCCCGTCAAGAGGTCGATGGTGATTCATCCGGGACGTGTCTACGGCACGACCTTCTTCGCGCGGAACGAGACAGGCTTCGAGCTGGTCGGTCAGGCCGTCCCGTCGGTCGCGCCGGGAAATGCGGCTTCGTATTTCAACAAGACCGAGTGTTTCTGTTTCACCAATCAGAGGTTTGATGTCGGTGAGGGCAGGGAGATGCCGCTGCGGTTCGTCGTCGATCCCGCGTTGCCCGAACGCATCAAGCGGATCACACTGTCCTACACGTTTTTCGATGTCACCCAGACGGCCTCGAGAAACTAG